A section of the Desulfuromonas acetoxidans DSM 684 genome encodes:
- a CDS encoding ParB/RepB/Spo0J family partition protein — protein sequence MNHTDYIEDQLYELELSLLSPDPNQPRKHFDDKALLELKETICQHGVLQPVLFTLSPDGQLQLISGERRYRASKLAGLTHIPAIFKKQASLEVALIENIVRENLSPIEEAEAIQRLIDDKICRQKDLPEKLGKAKSTISEILSLNRLPEEIKNDCRSNNLVPRGILVEVAKKRKKHTMLSLYEKYKARGLTRGEVRKVSRQPRRTTPGSSLQKSIDQLMRKIELTYELGFNDDDEKQRIESQLFELKKQIDARVKPRSKNDTQAPQQTLEFNF from the coding sequence ATGAACCACACCGATTACATAGAAGACCAGCTATATGAACTCGAGCTGTCCCTGTTGAGTCCCGACCCGAATCAGCCTCGCAAACATTTTGACGATAAAGCGCTGCTGGAACTCAAAGAGACCATCTGCCAACATGGCGTCTTGCAACCGGTCCTTTTCACCCTATCGCCCGACGGACAGCTCCAGTTAATCTCCGGAGAAAGGCGCTACCGCGCCTCCAAGCTTGCCGGACTGACACACATACCGGCGATTTTCAAAAAACAGGCCAGTCTTGAAGTTGCTTTGATCGAAAATATCGTCCGGGAAAACCTTTCTCCGATTGAAGAGGCTGAAGCCATTCAACGCCTGATTGATGATAAGATCTGTCGCCAAAAAGACTTGCCGGAAAAGCTTGGCAAAGCCAAATCAACCATCAGCGAAATCCTTTCACTGAACCGCTTGCCCGAAGAGATCAAAAACGACTGTCGCAGTAACAACCTAGTGCCGCGGGGAATTCTGGTTGAGGTGGCAAAAAAACGAAAAAAACACACCATGCTGTCTCTGTATGAAAAATACAAAGCTCGTGGCCTGACTCGCGGCGAAGTGCGCAAAGTCTCCCGGCAACCGCGTAGAACCACCCCTGGCTCATCGTTGCAAAAATCCATTGATCAATTGATGCGCAAAATCGAACTGACTTATGAGCTCGGGTTTAACGATGACGATGAGAAACAACGCATTGAATCTCAGCTCTTTGAGTTGAAAAAGCAGATCGACGCCCGGGTCAAACCCCGCAGCAAAAACGACACGCAGGCCCCTCAACAAACTCTTGAATTCAATTTTTAA
- a CDS encoding tetratricopeptide repeat protein has protein sequence MKFRHFSQSVLFLILVIAVLSGCTHPGEDEFNKGIEAQRNNELELAKELFQTALNKDASLAEAHINLGYVYLREKNYDKAWEETAVGLEKIKKSRETIVMGQSWQDQAALAYNNLAKIVFEKAVQAKKAGLTAEQKRHQEHTVSLLNQALELVPDLEMTQKNLAYVQRWIKEQ, from the coding sequence ATGAAGTTTCGCCATTTCTCTCAAAGTGTTCTTTTTCTTATCCTTGTCATTGCCGTGCTCAGCGGCTGCACCCACCCCGGTGAAGACGAATTCAACAAGGGAATTGAAGCGCAAAGAAACAATGAATTGGAACTGGCAAAGGAACTGTTCCAGACCGCTTTGAACAAAGACGCCTCGCTGGCGGAAGCTCATATCAATTTAGGGTATGTGTATTTACGGGAGAAAAATTACGATAAGGCCTGGGAGGAAACAGCTGTCGGCCTGGAAAAGATCAAAAAAAGCCGGGAAACCATCGTTATGGGGCAATCCTGGCAGGATCAGGCCGCTCTTGCCTATAACAATCTTGCAAAAATCGTTTTTGAAAAAGCGGTTCAAGCAAAGAAGGCCGGCTTAACGGCAGAGCAGAAGCGCCATCAGGAACACACCGTATCACTGCTCAACCAGGCCCTTGAACTGGTTCCGGATCTGGAGATGACCCAAAAAAACCTCGCCTATGTGCAACGCTGGATAAAGGAACAATAG
- a CDS encoding carbonic anhydrase, translating to MDFGVDVRRYVVLPLLLVAVCVSPSWATSHHDESSHGHSMAHQTAAKGKPSPDEAIKMLQQGNKRFVTGESMHPHMDSARIIQAGREDQGDHAYATVITCSDSRVPVELIFDAGIMDIFVIRVAGNVVDVDEAGSIEYGLSHVNTPVLVVLGHTQCGAVTAVTAAMTGHGHSLECNIPPLVDNIEPAVQKSLDDYPGAPTRDIIRFAIEENVWQGIRELFMRSPSTRDLVKSGQAMVVGAIYNVGTGKVKWLSQDKTVAILNDVENDPEKTKTPMTH from the coding sequence ATGGATTTTGGGGTAGATGTACGTCGTTACGTGGTGTTACCGCTGTTGCTGGTTGCTGTGTGTGTGTCGCCGAGTTGGGCAACAAGTCATCATGACGAATCGTCTCATGGTCATAGCATGGCACACCAAACAGCTGCTAAGGGCAAACCGTCACCTGATGAGGCCATAAAAATGCTTCAACAGGGCAACAAGCGGTTTGTAACCGGAGAATCAATGCATCCGCATATGGATTCTGCCCGTATTATTCAAGCCGGTCGTGAAGATCAGGGGGACCATGCTTATGCCACGGTGATCACCTGCTCAGATTCGCGGGTGCCGGTGGAGTTGATTTTTGATGCCGGCATTATGGATATTTTTGTCATTCGTGTTGCAGGCAATGTGGTTGATGTTGATGAAGCCGGGTCAATCGAATATGGTTTGTCGCATGTTAACACCCCGGTTCTGGTGGTTCTCGGCCACACTCAATGTGGTGCGGTAACGGCTGTTACGGCAGCAATGACAGGGCATGGCCACTCGCTTGAGTGTAATATTCCGCCACTGGTGGATAATATTGAACCCGCGGTGCAAAAAAGTCTCGATGACTATCCCGGTGCGCCAACACGGGATATCATCCGTTTTGCCATTGAGGAAAATGTGTGGCAGGGGATTCGTGAGTTGTTCATGCGTAGCCCATCCACCCGTGATTTGGTAAAAAGCGGTCAGGCAATGGTGGTTGGAGCGATCTATAATGTCGGTACCGGTAAAGTCAAGTGGCTATCACAGGATAAAACCGTGGCGATTTTAAACGATGTGGAAAACGACCCAGAAAAAACAAAAACACCAATGACGCATTAA
- a CDS encoding CAAX prenyl protease-related protein, whose protein sequence is MPAFYRSTWFPYVLPFLLYLTLIQAEEFLPQWHHHLYGARVFLCAGFLWMWRKHYGRDISGRPTTRQYLYALLAGALAFALWPLSLHLGWITLIPVQSSSYSFAVSILLLIIKLSGFIVVFPIMNELFWRSFMLRYFISADFRSVDLGQFQLFSLLGVTVLSGLAFQYGIVLGGVSLIMSLLLIWQKNLVSCIVAHGFTQILVAAYVMMNHAALF, encoded by the coding sequence ATGCCCGCTTTCTATCGTTCCACTTGGTTTCCGTATGTTCTGCCGTTTTTGCTCTACCTGACTTTAATTCAGGCGGAAGAGTTTCTCCCGCAGTGGCACCATCATCTTTACGGTGCCCGAGTGTTCTTGTGTGCCGGTTTTTTATGGATGTGGCGCAAACACTATGGTCGTGATATTTCGGGCAGGCCCACCACCCGTCAATATCTCTATGCCTTGCTTGCCGGGGCGTTGGCATTTGCCTTATGGCCGTTATCACTTCACTTAGGGTGGATCACGTTGATCCCGGTGCAGAGCAGCTCCTATTCTTTTGCTGTAAGCATCCTGTTGCTGATCATCAAACTGTCAGGTTTTATCGTTGTGTTTCCGATTATGAACGAGTTGTTCTGGCGTTCCTTCATGCTGCGTTATTTCATCTCTGCAGATTTTCGTTCTGTCGATTTAGGACAGTTTCAATTATTTTCATTGCTCGGTGTCACCGTTCTTTCCGGACTGGCGTTCCAATATGGTATTGTTCTTGGAGGTGTTTCTCTGATCATGAGCCTCTTGTTGATTTGGCAGAAAAACCTCGTCAGCTGTATCGTCGCCCACGGTTTCACACAGATCCTTGTCGCCGCTTACGTGATGATGAATCATGCGGCTCTTTTTTAA